Proteins co-encoded in one Haloarcula pelagica genomic window:
- a CDS encoding ATPase domain-containing protein, with product MSIASNDLFSLGLDDHDRLNKELGGGIPPGSIILVEGDYGAGKSAMSQRFAYGLCEEGIDVTYLSTELTVGSFLDQMHSLSYDMVDHILDENVLFLHADIGESNALTGTNEDQEDRKELLKRLMEADVMWNSDVVIIDTFDAILRNDPKFEALVRQNEERQAALEVISYFRDVISQGKCVMLTVDPSTLDEEAIGPFRAIADVFIELEMIEVGNDVRRQINVLRFAGMGEQVGDTIGFSVRSGTGIVIESRSVA from the coding sequence ATGAGTATCGCAAGCAACGATCTGTTCTCGCTGGGACTGGACGATCACGACCGACTGAACAAGGAACTGGGCGGGGGCATCCCGCCGGGCAGTATCATCCTCGTCGAGGGGGATTACGGGGCCGGGAAGTCCGCGATGAGCCAGCGGTTCGCCTACGGCCTCTGTGAGGAGGGGATCGACGTGACCTACCTCTCGACGGAGTTGACCGTCGGGAGCTTCCTCGATCAGATGCACTCGCTGTCGTACGACATGGTCGATCACATCCTCGACGAGAACGTCCTGTTCCTCCACGCCGACATCGGCGAGTCCAACGCCCTGACCGGCACCAACGAGGACCAGGAAGACCGCAAGGAACTGCTCAAGCGGCTGATGGAGGCGGACGTGATGTGGAACAGCGACGTGGTCATCATCGACACGTTCGACGCCATCCTCCGCAACGACCCCAAGTTCGAGGCGCTGGTCCGACAGAACGAGGAGCGCCAGGCCGCCCTGGAGGTCATCTCGTACTTCCGGGACGTGATCTCGCAGGGGAAATGCGTGATGTTGACCGTCGACCCTTCGACGCTCGACGAGGAGGCCATCGGCCCGTTCCGGGCCATCGCCGACGTGTTCATCGAGTTGGAGATGATCGAGGTCGGCAACGACGTGCGCCGCCAGATCAACGTCCTCCGGTTCGCGGGGATGGGCGAGCAGGTCGGTGACACGATCGGGTTCTCGGTCCGGTCGGGAACCGGCATCGTCATCGAATCCAGGAGTGTTGCCTAA
- a CDS encoding flagellar protein G — translation MASVSVSHLIIFIASMMIAASVAGVFTDTVGQLSSAVSEQGLDVSSDVRTDIEIISDSGSSAIYDSSGNGNITLHVKNTGSEGLAADPGELDVFVDGEFATAYSVRLMPDGGLSWDPGDVVRLEISTGALANWQPGGDHRVKVIVNGDEEVFEFRT, via the coding sequence ATGGCGAGCGTCTCGGTGTCGCATCTGATCATCTTCATCGCCTCCATGATGATCGCCGCCAGCGTCGCCGGCGTGTTTACCGACACCGTCGGGCAGTTGAGCAGCGCCGTCTCCGAGCAGGGGCTGGATGTCAGCAGCGACGTTCGCACCGACATCGAGATCATCTCCGACAGCGGCTCCAGCGCGATCTACGACAGCAGCGGGAACGGGAACATCACGCTGCACGTCAAAAACACCGGTTCGGAGGGGCTGGCAGCCGATCCCGGCGAACTCGACGTGTTCGTCGACGGCGAGTTCGCGACCGCGTACAGCGTGCGATTGATGCCGGACGGCGGGCTGTCCTGGGACCCGGGCGACGTGGTCCGTCTGGAGATCTCGACGGGGGCGCTGGCGAACTGGCAGCCAGGCGGTGACCACCGTGTGAAGGTCATCGTCAACGGTGACGAGGAGGTGTTCGAGTTCCGCACATGA
- a CDS encoding flagellin: protein MGFSVSGSAALIFVAAFIGFGMFYTASANSFENVNDARDASADQTLEQQNTAIELRTVVYNGTADSLNVTVDNTGSTELSVEAVDVLANDRYLSGYRTAVDGSTTTDLWLPGETLTINATGLTTDPGRVKLVTGPGIEATATSTGVP from the coding sequence ATGGGCTTCAGCGTTAGCGGCTCGGCGGCCCTGATCTTCGTGGCCGCGTTCATCGGCTTCGGGATGTTCTACACCGCGTCGGCCAACAGCTTCGAGAACGTCAACGACGCCCGGGACGCCAGCGCCGACCAGACCCTCGAACAGCAAAACACCGCTATCGAACTGCGGACCGTCGTCTACAACGGCACCGCCGACTCCCTGAACGTCACCGTCGACAACACGGGCTCGACGGAGCTGTCGGTCGAGGCCGTCGACGTGCTGGCGAACGACCGGTATCTGAGCGGCTACCGAACCGCCGTCGACGGGTCGACGACCACCGACCTCTGGCTCCCCGGCGAGACCCTGACGATCAACGCGACCGGGCTCACCACCGACCCGGGACGGGTCAAACTCGTCACCGGGCCGGGCATCGAGGCGACGGCGACCTCGACGGGGGTGCCCTGA
- a CDS encoding FlaD/FlaE family flagellar protein: MNSPALATALAELAAPALVVLLSGGLVGMSIKNMFDSILSDSESEDDDDGDGMADGGGLMAEEGGGDGDDLGGLGGFDDGDDEMGGFGDDEFGDMEDATGADTDELEHRLDELENEVGSLSSTVNTVRTENESISESVEEVEENVRKLLDIYEMVTRGVNPFADDVDAGMGGGMDGGGSFGLFDDDEGGDDEAELDDDIANADAEGFFDEDLVEDDGGDMGMGGGGDVDEMFPEDEGDDFGGGDGTFDEAFDDDMSMDDGLEDDGMEMDDESDDGGDGGKSFAELKDEYESGDAEWADGEEPEDDEDLFDDAGDEMLGDDAMDDGMLEDDGDAMDDGGLEDDDLFDEVIEEDDGDDTAVEDDAATVEDDADETIAVEETTASEPEPEPEPTASAETEAEPDTEDESADDGGKPYLSTLPDGFGSELIVVEWLEFLVSESGYHEATRAIDYYETIDWIDASVAADLRTYLQGFDDVADSGEALTIDHHTESLTYISQLDGDSGAEGVALSKLVRGGGSDGLQR; the protein is encoded by the coding sequence ATGAACAGTCCCGCTCTCGCCACGGCGCTCGCGGAGCTGGCCGCGCCAGCGCTCGTGGTGCTCCTCTCGGGCGGTCTCGTCGGGATGAGCATCAAGAACATGTTCGACTCGATCCTGTCGGACAGCGAGAGCGAGGACGACGACGACGGCGACGGGATGGCCGACGGCGGCGGGCTGATGGCCGAGGAGGGAGGCGGTGACGGCGACGACCTGGGTGGGTTAGGCGGCTTCGACGACGGCGACGACGAGATGGGCGGGTTCGGCGACGACGAGTTCGGCGACATGGAGGACGCCACCGGCGCCGACACCGACGAACTGGAACACCGGCTCGACGAACTGGAAAACGAGGTCGGCAGCCTCTCCTCGACGGTCAACACCGTCCGGACCGAAAACGAGAGCATCTCCGAATCGGTCGAGGAAGTCGAGGAGAACGTCCGGAAGCTCCTGGACATCTACGAGATGGTCACGCGCGGGGTGAACCCCTTCGCGGACGATGTGGACGCCGGGATGGGCGGCGGGATGGACGGCGGGGGCTCGTTCGGCCTGTTCGACGACGACGAGGGCGGAGACGACGAGGCGGAACTGGACGACGACATCGCCAACGCCGACGCGGAGGGCTTTTTCGACGAGGACCTCGTCGAGGACGACGGTGGCGACATGGGGATGGGCGGTGGCGGCGATGTCGACGAGATGTTCCCGGAGGACGAGGGGGACGACTTCGGAGGCGGCGACGGGACGTTCGACGAAGCGTTCGACGACGACATGAGTATGGACGACGGGCTGGAGGACGACGGCATGGAGATGGACGACGAGAGTGACGACGGCGGGGACGGCGGCAAGTCCTTCGCCGAACTGAAAGACGAGTACGAGTCCGGCGACGCCGAGTGGGCCGACGGCGAGGAACCCGAGGACGACGAGGACCTCTTCGACGACGCCGGCGACGAGATGCTCGGCGACGACGCCATGGACGACGGGATGCTCGAAGACGACGGCGACGCCATGGACGACGGAGGGCTCGAAGACGACGACCTCTTCGACGAGGTCATCGAGGAGGACGACGGCGACGACACGGCAGTCGAAGACGACGCAGCGACGGTCGAGGACGACGCGGACGAGACGATCGCCGTCGAGGAGACGACCGCATCGGAACCCGAGCCGGAGCCCGAACCGACGGCTTCGGCCGAGACCGAAGCGGAGCCCGACACCGAGGACGAGTCGGCCGACGACGGCGGCAAACCGTACCTGTCGACCCTACCCGACGGCTTCGGGTCGGAGCTCATCGTCGTCGAGTGGCTGGAGTTTCTGGTCAGCGAGTCGGGCTACCACGAGGCGACCAGGGCCATCGACTACTACGAGACGATCGACTGGATCGACGCCTCCGTCGCGGCGGACCTGCGGACGTACCTCCAGGGGTTCGACGACGTGGCCGACAGCGGCGAGGCGCTGACGATCGACCACCACACCGAGAGTCTGACCTACATCTCGCAACTCGACGGTGACAGCGGGGCCGAGGGCGTCGCGCTCTCGAAGCTCGTCCGTGGAGGTGGTTCCGATGGGCTTCAGCGTTAG
- a CDS encoding chemotaxis protein CheD: MKVYDGSQTNGQQESTPERIKVGIAEYKVTTDSAVLTTSGLGSCIGVALYDETTGAAGLVHVMLPTAEDVEGGNRAKFADTGVEALVDALETAGASTASMQAKIAGGSDMLDFSESGSSIGSRNAKQVRATLDEYDIPIVGEDVGGDHGRSIQLRADSGDLVVKSANTESTTL; this comes from the coding sequence ATGAAAGTCTACGACGGGAGCCAGACGAACGGACAGCAGGAGAGCACGCCCGAGCGGATCAAAGTCGGCATCGCGGAGTACAAGGTGACGACAGATTCGGCGGTACTGACCACGAGCGGGCTCGGATCGTGTATCGGCGTGGCGCTGTACGACGAGACCACCGGTGCGGCGGGACTCGTCCACGTCATGCTCCCGACCGCGGAAGATGTCGAAGGCGGGAACCGCGCGAAGTTCGCCGACACCGGCGTCGAGGCCCTCGTCGACGCGCTCGAAACCGCTGGCGCGAGCACGGCTTCGATGCAGGCCAAGATCGCCGGCGGGAGCGACATGCTCGACTTCTCGGAGAGCGGCTCCTCGATTGGCTCCCGGAACGCGAAACAGGTCCGGGCGACCCTCGACGAGTACGACATCCCGATCGTCGGCGAGGATGTCGGCGGCGACCACGGTCGCTCGATCCAGTTGAGGGCCGACAGCGGCGACCTCGTCGTCAAGAGCGCCAACACCGAGTCGACGACGTTGTGA